A genomic stretch from Kribbella amoyensis includes:
- the sigJ gene encoding RNA polymerase sigma factor SigJ: protein MVEEFERQRGRMFGIAYRMLGTVTDAEEVLQDAWLRWHSVDHDDVDDPGAFLAKTVTNLCLSRLTSARARRETYVGEWLPEPVLTGLREPGPLDLATERESVSFALLTILERLGPAERAAYVLREAFGYSHREVAELVGTTEINARQLHSRARKRVAQEPRTGADVDRDRWRQLVERFLAAAQLGELAELERLLAEDVVSRADGGGKANAARRPVTGRTKVARYLIGTLQRFGAGVVPYFAEANGEPAIVAVGPDGVLAICFVTFADDEVVGLEFAMNPDKLGYAAGQVSRFGGLSGQGW from the coding sequence GTGGTCGAGGAGTTCGAGCGGCAGCGCGGACGGATGTTCGGCATCGCGTACCGGATGCTCGGGACCGTCACGGATGCCGAGGAGGTGCTGCAGGACGCCTGGCTGCGCTGGCATTCCGTGGACCACGACGACGTCGACGACCCGGGCGCGTTCCTCGCGAAGACGGTCACCAACCTCTGCCTCAGCCGGCTCACGTCCGCCCGGGCCCGCCGGGAGACGTACGTCGGGGAGTGGCTGCCCGAGCCGGTCCTCACCGGGCTCCGCGAACCAGGACCGCTCGACCTCGCCACCGAGCGCGAGTCGGTCTCGTTCGCGCTGCTGACGATCCTCGAACGCCTCGGCCCGGCCGAGCGCGCGGCGTACGTGCTGCGGGAGGCGTTCGGGTACTCGCATCGCGAGGTGGCCGAGCTGGTCGGGACCACGGAGATCAACGCGCGGCAGCTGCATTCACGAGCGCGCAAGCGGGTCGCCCAGGAGCCCCGGACAGGGGCCGACGTGGACCGCGATCGCTGGCGGCAGCTCGTCGAGCGGTTCCTCGCGGCCGCACAACTCGGCGAGCTCGCCGAACTCGAACGTCTGCTGGCCGAGGACGTCGTGTCCCGCGCGGACGGCGGCGGCAAGGCGAACGCGGCCCGCCGACCCGTGACCGGCCGGACGAAGGTCGCCCGGTACCTGATCGGGACCCTGCAGCGCTTCGGCGCAGGCGTGGTGCCGTACTTCGCCGAAGCGAACGGCGAGCCCGCGATCGTCGCGGTCGGCCCGGACGGGGTGCTCGCGATCTGCTTCGTCACGTTCGCGGACGACGAGGTGGTGGGGCTGGAGTTCGCGATGAATCCGGACAAACTCGGGTACGCCGCCGGGCAGGTGTCACGTTTCGGCGGGCTGTCGGGTCAGGGTTGGTGA
- a CDS encoding SDR family oxidoreductase: MRTILVTGGTGTLGRPTVERLRSAGHDVRVLSRRGGPGLVTGDLGTGVGLAPAVDGADVVVHLATSRRSADAEQTKTLLRALESAGTPHLVLISIVGIEQVPMAYYRAKVEAERLVQASAVPSTILRATQFHNLVDEVFTAQRFLPVLLAPAGKLQPIAVEDVAERLTELASGDPADRVADIGGPEQRSAVELAHAWKEARGSRRPVVPLRLPGKAFRAYSAGALLADGAPYGRTTFADYLRLAVRS, from the coding sequence ATGCGAACCATCCTCGTCACCGGCGGGACCGGGACCCTCGGCCGGCCCACCGTCGAGCGGCTGCGCTCGGCCGGTCACGACGTGCGGGTGCTCAGCCGGCGCGGCGGCCCGGGCCTGGTCACCGGCGATCTCGGGACCGGAGTGGGACTGGCGCCGGCCGTCGACGGCGCCGACGTCGTCGTCCACCTCGCGACCAGCCGCCGCAGCGCCGACGCCGAGCAGACGAAAACGTTGCTCAGGGCCCTCGAATCGGCCGGCACGCCACACCTGGTACTGATCTCGATCGTCGGCATCGAGCAGGTCCCGATGGCGTACTACCGGGCCAAGGTGGAGGCCGAGCGGCTCGTCCAGGCGTCGGCTGTACCGTCGACGATCCTGCGGGCGACCCAGTTCCACAACCTGGTGGACGAGGTGTTCACGGCGCAACGCTTTCTCCCCGTCCTGCTCGCCCCGGCCGGCAAGCTGCAGCCGATCGCGGTCGAGGACGTCGCCGAACGGCTCACCGAACTGGCCTCGGGCGACCCGGCCGACCGGGTCGCGGATATCGGTGGCCCAGAGCAACGATCCGCCGTCGAGCTGGCCCACGCATGGAAGGAGGCGCGTGGTTCACGTCGACCGGTCGTCCCGCTTCGCCTTCCTGGTAAGGCGTTCCGCGCGTACTCCGCGGGCGCGTTGCTCGCCGACGGCGCGCCGTACGGACGCACCACCTTCGCGGACTACCTGCGCCTGGCCGTCCGATCGTGA
- a CDS encoding CaiB/BaiF CoA transferase family protein, whose translation MGPLRGIKVVELAGIGPAPFACLHLAELGAEVLRIDRPGGGLALGPPEYELLNRGRRSVALDLKQPAAIATVLRLVEQADILIEGFRPGVAERLGLGPADCHAVNAALVYGRMTGWGQEGPLAQSAGHDIDYLAVSGALHLIGRAGGPPQVPANLLGDFAGGSMYLVTGVLAAVIEARGSGRGQVVDAAIVDGAAHLTTMMLGALATGAWQQERGTNLLDTGAPFYDVYETSDGQYVVVGALEPLFYDELVDRLGITAPDRYDQANWPELRKVLAETFARRTQAEWTEVFDGSDACVAPVLPLAGDHPHLVARGTFVERDGIRQAAPAPRFSRTPAELGEPPARPGQHTRAALTDWGIPDVDDLLASGAAVQDRGAAVQDR comes from the coding sequence ATGGGTCCACTGCGCGGGATCAAGGTGGTCGAGCTGGCCGGGATCGGCCCGGCGCCGTTCGCATGCCTGCACCTGGCTGAGCTCGGCGCCGAGGTGCTGCGCATCGACCGCCCGGGCGGGGGCCTCGCGCTGGGCCCACCGGAGTACGAGCTGCTGAACCGTGGCCGGCGCAGTGTCGCCCTCGACCTCAAGCAACCGGCCGCCATCGCCACCGTGCTGCGGCTGGTCGAGCAGGCCGACATCCTGATCGAGGGATTCCGCCCGGGCGTGGCCGAACGGCTAGGTCTCGGCCCGGCGGACTGCCACGCGGTGAACGCGGCCCTCGTGTACGGTCGGATGACCGGGTGGGGCCAGGAAGGGCCGCTCGCGCAGTCGGCCGGGCACGACATCGACTACCTCGCGGTGTCCGGCGCCCTGCACCTGATCGGCCGGGCCGGTGGACCGCCCCAGGTCCCGGCGAACCTGCTCGGCGACTTCGCCGGCGGCTCGATGTACCTGGTGACCGGGGTGCTGGCCGCGGTGATCGAGGCCCGGGGGAGCGGCCGGGGTCAGGTCGTCGACGCCGCGATCGTGGACGGCGCGGCTCACCTGACCACGATGATGCTCGGCGCCCTCGCGACCGGGGCCTGGCAGCAGGAGCGCGGCACGAACCTGCTCGACACGGGCGCCCCGTTCTACGACGTGTACGAGACCTCCGACGGCCAGTACGTCGTGGTCGGCGCGCTGGAACCGCTGTTCTACGACGAACTCGTGGACCGGCTCGGGATCACGGCGCCGGACCGGTACGACCAGGCGAACTGGCCGGAGCTGCGCAAGGTGCTGGCCGAGACGTTCGCGCGGCGGACCCAGGCCGAGTGGACCGAGGTGTTCGACGGTTCGGACGCTTGCGTGGCCCCGGTGCTGCCGTTGGCCGGCGACCACCCGCATCTCGTGGCCAGGGGCACCTTTGTCGAACGGGACGGGATCCGGCAGGCCGCCCCGGCGCCACGGTTCTCGCGGACCCCCGCGGAGCTCGGCGAGCCACCGGCCCGGCCGGGTCAGCACACCCGCGCGGCGCTGACCGACTGGGGTATCCCCGATGTCGACGACCTGCTCGCCTCCGGCGCCGCCGTCCAGGACCGAGGCGCCGCCGTCCAGGACCGATAG
- a CDS encoding molybdopterin-dependent oxidoreductase produces the protein MGIVSPGFTGRRRGGSDLPPGQYLTRDFPVLSAGPTPHILTEHWEFSIASETGEVYRWDWQALQALPAEDITTDLHCVTRWSKLGTDWKGVSLDTLFEDVETGADFVMAHSYGGYTTNLPLEDLLDGQAWIAYEYDGDPLAAEHGGPARLLVPHLYLWKSAKWVRGLVLSDTNDLGFWETAGYHEYGDPWKEQRYAGD, from the coding sequence ATGGGCATCGTGTCGCCGGGGTTCACCGGGCGCCGCCGGGGTGGGTCGGACCTGCCGCCGGGGCAGTACCTGACCCGGGACTTCCCGGTGTTGTCGGCGGGCCCGACGCCGCACATCCTGACCGAGCACTGGGAGTTCAGCATCGCCAGCGAGACCGGCGAGGTGTACCGGTGGGACTGGCAGGCGTTGCAGGCGCTGCCGGCCGAGGACATCACCACCGACCTGCACTGCGTCACCCGCTGGTCCAAGCTCGGGACGGACTGGAAGGGCGTCTCGCTGGACACGCTGTTCGAGGACGTCGAGACCGGGGCCGACTTCGTGATGGCGCACAGCTACGGCGGCTACACGACGAATCTGCCGCTCGAGGACCTGCTCGACGGCCAGGCCTGGATCGCGTACGAGTACGACGGTGACCCGCTCGCCGCGGAGCACGGCGGCCCGGCCCGGCTGCTGGTGCCGCACCTGTACCTGTGGAAGAGCGCGAAGTGGGTCCGCGGCCTGGTGCTGTCCGACACGAACGACCTGGGCTTCTGGGAGACCGCCGGCTACCACGAGTACGGAGACCCATGGAAAGAACAGCGCTACGCAGGCGACTGA
- a CDS encoding ferredoxin reductase — protein sequence MERTALRRRLTWQVGTVTEIRQETATARTIVVDLPDWPGHLAGQHLDVRLTAPDGYRASRSYSIASAWSGQGIELTVEQVPDGEVSPYLVEVLKAGDPLEVRGPVGGWFVWKPEQPGPVQLIGGGSGIVPLMAMLRAHAAEGSTTPVRLLYSVRRPASVIYVDGLKELAASDDVDLTFVYTREAPPGEPRVGRIDADLLQEKAFAPDDELTTYVCGPTPFVEAVADLLVAGGHDPSRIRTERFGPTGGPR from the coding sequence ATGGAAAGAACAGCGCTACGCAGGCGACTGACCTGGCAGGTCGGCACCGTCACCGAGATCCGCCAGGAGACGGCGACGGCCAGGACGATCGTGGTCGACCTGCCGGACTGGCCGGGTCACCTGGCCGGACAGCACCTGGACGTCCGGCTCACCGCGCCGGACGGGTACCGGGCCTCCCGGTCGTACTCGATCGCGTCCGCCTGGTCGGGTCAGGGCATCGAGCTGACCGTGGAGCAGGTCCCGGACGGGGAGGTCTCGCCGTACCTGGTCGAGGTGCTCAAGGCCGGTGATCCGCTGGAGGTCCGCGGGCCGGTCGGCGGGTGGTTCGTCTGGAAGCCGGAGCAGCCTGGTCCGGTCCAGCTGATCGGCGGTGGCTCGGGGATCGTGCCGCTGATGGCGATGCTGCGTGCCCACGCCGCCGAGGGGAGTACGACACCCGTGCGGCTGCTGTACTCGGTCCGTCGTCCCGCGTCGGTGATCTACGTGGACGGGCTGAAGGAGCTGGCCGCGTCGGACGACGTCGACCTCACCTTCGTCTACACCCGGGAGGCGCCACCCGGGGAGCCGCGGGTCGGGCGGATCGACGCCGACCTGCTGCAGGAGAAGGCCTTCGCGCCGGACGACGAGCTGACGACGTACGTGTGCGGGCCGACGCCGTTCGTCGAGGCGGTCGCCGACCTCCTCGTCGCCGGCGGGCACGACCCGAGCCGGATCAGGACAGAACGCTTCGGACCGACAGGAGGACCGCGATGA
- a CDS encoding DUF6510 family protein has translation MTADVPTHLDGNAAAGKLREIFAVDLTAAIARCAGCGQTGVFAETRLYVDAPGMVARCASCDQVLLRVVTTPDDTYLDLRGLTYLKVPNA, from the coding sequence ATGACCGCCGACGTCCCCACCCACCTGGACGGCAACGCCGCCGCCGGCAAGCTGCGCGAGATCTTCGCCGTGGACCTCACCGCGGCGATCGCACGCTGCGCGGGCTGCGGCCAGACAGGTGTCTTCGCCGAGACCAGGCTGTACGTCGACGCACCCGGCATGGTCGCCCGCTGCGCAAGCTGCGACCAAGTCCTGCTGCGCGTCGTCACGACACCGGATGACACGTACCTCGACCTCCGAGGTCTCACCTACCTGAAAGTCCCGAACGCCTAG
- a CDS encoding MerR family transcriptional regulator, with amino-acid sequence MSEVTADEATLTVDELSARVGMTVRTLRFYAGRGLIPPPVRRGRVGYYGPEHIARLDLVRELQAHGFTLSAIEGYLDRIPTDATPQDIALHRTLLTPWMRDLPETLDRAALIRRTGRDLTDDDIEMLVALGVVEPTPDEDVFQVATAHLSLGVELLDLDLPVEAVQAAGRIFTEHGRAIAEELTEVFQTLVWPHYRDSGGPPEHIQQLVERFKPVTIQGLVLAYERAVGETQRDTIRRSRTKPRR; translated from the coding sequence ATGTCAGAAGTCACCGCGGACGAGGCGACCCTGACCGTCGACGAACTGTCCGCCCGGGTAGGGATGACGGTGCGGACGCTGCGGTTCTACGCGGGCCGGGGACTGATCCCGCCGCCGGTCCGCCGCGGCCGGGTCGGGTACTACGGCCCCGAGCACATCGCCCGTCTCGACCTGGTCCGGGAGCTGCAGGCGCACGGGTTCACGCTGTCGGCGATCGAGGGGTACCTGGACCGGATCCCGACCGACGCGACCCCGCAGGACATCGCGCTGCACCGTACCCTGCTCACGCCGTGGATGCGGGACCTGCCGGAGACCCTGGACCGGGCGGCGCTGATCCGGCGGACCGGGCGTGACCTGACCGACGACGACATCGAGATGCTGGTCGCGCTCGGCGTGGTCGAACCGACGCCGGACGAGGACGTGTTCCAGGTCGCCACGGCACACCTCAGCCTCGGCGTGGAACTGCTCGACCTCGACCTCCCGGTGGAGGCGGTGCAGGCCGCCGGCCGGATCTTCACCGAGCACGGCCGCGCGATCGCCGAGGAGCTGACCGAGGTGTTCCAGACCTTGGTCTGGCCGCACTACCGCGACTCGGGCGGACCACCGGAACACATCCAGCAGCTCGTCGAACGCTTCAAGCCGGTCACCATCCAGGGTCTCGTCCTCGCCTACGAACGCGCCGTCGGCGAGACCCAGCGCGACACGATCCGCCGCTCCCGGACCAAACCCCGCCGCTAG
- a CDS encoding acetyl-CoA C-acetyltransferase, translating to MTAASEAFLYDAIRTPRGKGKPTGALYEVKPIQLITGLLTELRARHPELDPATIDDVVLGVVTPIGDQGMDIARTAVLAAGYPETTGGVQLNRFCASGLEAVNQAAQRVRSGWEDFILAGGVESMSRVPMASDGGAWAMDPETALATNFVPQGISADLIATLDGFSRTDVDTYAAESHARAAKAWANGYFGRSVVPVKDRNGLRILDHDQLVRPGTTVETLAGLPVSFAAIGEHGGFDSVALEKYVTVERIDHVHHAGNSSGIVDGAALVAVGNEKAGEALGQAPRGRVVATAVSGADPTIMLTGPAPAARKALAKAGLEVSDIDLFEMNEAFAAAVLHFMADLGVPHEKVNVNGGAIALGHPLGATGAILIGTLLDELERRELRYGLATLCVGGGMGVATIIERLAA from the coding sequence ATGACCGCAGCCAGCGAAGCCTTCCTCTACGACGCGATCCGGACCCCGCGCGGCAAGGGCAAGCCGACCGGCGCCCTGTACGAGGTCAAGCCGATCCAGCTGATCACCGGCCTGCTCACCGAACTGCGCGCGCGGCACCCGGAGCTGGATCCGGCCACGATCGACGACGTCGTCCTCGGTGTCGTCACCCCGATCGGCGACCAGGGCATGGACATCGCCCGGACCGCGGTGCTGGCGGCCGGGTACCCGGAGACCACCGGCGGCGTGCAGCTCAACCGGTTCTGCGCGTCCGGCCTGGAGGCGGTCAACCAGGCGGCGCAGCGGGTCCGGTCCGGCTGGGAGGACTTCATCCTGGCCGGCGGGGTCGAGTCGATGTCCCGGGTCCCGATGGCCTCCGACGGCGGCGCGTGGGCGATGGACCCGGAGACCGCGCTGGCGACGAACTTCGTCCCGCAGGGCATCAGCGCGGACCTGATCGCCACCCTCGACGGCTTCTCCCGGACCGATGTCGACACCTACGCCGCGGAGTCGCACGCGCGGGCCGCGAAGGCCTGGGCCAACGGGTACTTCGGCCGCTCGGTGGTCCCGGTGAAGGATCGCAACGGGCTGCGGATCCTGGACCACGACCAGCTGGTCCGGCCGGGGACGACGGTGGAGACGCTGGCCGGGTTGCCGGTGTCGTTCGCGGCGATCGGCGAGCACGGCGGCTTCGACTCGGTCGCGCTGGAGAAGTACGTCACGGTCGAGCGGATCGACCACGTGCACCACGCGGGCAACTCGTCCGGCATCGTCGACGGCGCGGCGCTGGTTGCTGTCGGCAACGAAAAGGCGGGGGAGGCGCTCGGCCAGGCACCGCGGGGCCGCGTGGTCGCGACAGCGGTGAGCGGCGCGGATCCGACCATCATGCTGACCGGACCGGCCCCGGCCGCCCGCAAGGCCTTGGCGAAGGCCGGTCTCGAGGTGTCGGACATCGACCTGTTCGAGATGAACGAGGCGTTCGCGGCCGCGGTCCTGCACTTCATGGCCGATCTGGGCGTCCCGCACGAGAAGGTCAACGTGAACGGCGGCGCGATCGCGCTCGGTCACCCGCTCGGCGCGACCGGCGCGATCCTGATCGGCACCCTGCTGGACGAGCTGGAGCGGCGCGAGCTGCGGTACGGCCTGGCAACCCTGTGCGTCGGCGGCGGGATGGGCGTCGCGACCATCATCGAGAGGCTGGCGGCATGA
- a CDS encoding 3-hydroxyacyl-CoA dehydrogenase NAD-binding domain-containing protein: MISWTEDGGVVTLTMDDPDAGANTMNEAYLTAMAATVERLQVERDQLRGVIVTSAKKTFFAGGNLHLIAQARPENAAEVFETVEEAKCQLRILETLGLPVVAAINGAALGGGLEIALACHHRIVADDERIELGVPEVTLGLLPGGGGVTRTVRMLGLQDALTKVLLQGQRMKPSRALSTGIVDEIVPAGELLTRARAWIDAYDGDAKQPWDRDGYKIPGGTPSSPKLAAFLPAFPANLRKQLKGAPYPAPKAIMSAAVEGSQVDFATASRIESRCFVSLATGQIAKNMINAFFFELQAINAGASRPAGVPAYSARKVGVLGAGMMGAGIAYVCAKVGIEVVLKDVSLEAAENGKAYSEKLLAKQVGKGRTTPEQAAELLGRITPAADPNDLAGCDLVIEAVFESEELKQKVFAEIAGVVEPDALLCSNTSTLPITSLAEGIDRPDDFLGMHFFSPVDRMPLVELIVGAKTSDRALAKAYDLVRQIRKTPIVVNDSRGFFTSRVFGTLVMEGAALVGEGVHPVTIERAATQIGFPAPPLAMLDEVTLTLPQKIRDAARAAGDSAGAFDEHPGMAVTDRLVAEFDRRGKAAGAGFYEYPADGPKHLWPGLVEHFGGTAEVPFTDLQERMTFAMALETVKCLDEGVLRSVADANIGSIFGIGFPPLYGGALQYVNQYAGGLPGFVARARELAAAYGERFTPPALLVRKAEAGETF, from the coding sequence ATGATCTCCTGGACCGAGGACGGCGGCGTCGTCACGCTGACGATGGACGACCCGGACGCCGGCGCGAACACGATGAACGAGGCGTACCTGACCGCGATGGCGGCGACGGTCGAGCGGCTGCAGGTGGAGCGGGACCAACTGCGTGGCGTCATCGTCACGAGCGCCAAGAAGACGTTCTTCGCCGGCGGAAACCTGCACCTGATCGCGCAGGCGCGCCCGGAGAACGCGGCCGAGGTGTTCGAGACCGTCGAGGAGGCGAAGTGCCAGCTCCGGATCCTGGAGACGCTCGGCCTCCCCGTGGTCGCGGCGATCAACGGGGCCGCGCTCGGCGGCGGGCTGGAGATCGCGCTCGCCTGCCACCACCGGATCGTGGCCGACGACGAGCGGATCGAGCTCGGTGTCCCCGAGGTGACGCTCGGCCTGCTGCCCGGTGGTGGCGGGGTCACGCGGACGGTCCGGATGCTCGGCCTGCAGGACGCGTTGACGAAGGTGCTGCTGCAAGGCCAGCGGATGAAGCCGTCGCGGGCTCTGTCGACCGGCATCGTGGACGAGATCGTCCCGGCCGGCGAGCTGCTGACCCGGGCCCGCGCGTGGATCGACGCGTACGACGGCGACGCCAAGCAGCCGTGGGATCGCGACGGCTACAAGATCCCCGGTGGTACGCCGTCGTCGCCGAAGCTGGCCGCGTTCCTGCCGGCCTTCCCGGCGAACCTGCGCAAGCAGTTGAAGGGCGCGCCGTATCCGGCCCCGAAGGCGATCATGAGCGCCGCGGTCGAGGGCAGCCAGGTCGACTTCGCCACCGCGAGCCGGATCGAGTCGCGGTGCTTCGTGTCGCTCGCCACCGGGCAGATCGCGAAGAACATGATCAACGCGTTCTTCTTCGAACTGCAGGCCATCAACGCCGGCGCGTCCCGGCCCGCCGGCGTCCCGGCGTACTCCGCGCGCAAGGTCGGCGTCCTCGGCGCGGGCATGATGGGCGCCGGAATCGCGTACGTGTGCGCGAAGGTGGGCATCGAGGTCGTCCTCAAGGACGTCAGCCTGGAAGCCGCCGAGAACGGCAAGGCGTACTCCGAGAAGCTGCTCGCCAAGCAGGTCGGCAAAGGGCGGACGACACCGGAGCAGGCGGCCGAGCTGCTCGGCCGGATCACGCCGGCCGCGGACCCGAACGACCTGGCCGGCTGTGATCTGGTGATCGAGGCCGTGTTCGAGAGCGAGGAGCTGAAGCAGAAGGTCTTCGCCGAGATCGCCGGCGTGGTCGAGCCGGACGCGCTGCTCTGCTCGAACACGTCGACACTGCCGATCACCTCGCTCGCCGAAGGCATCGACCGACCCGATGATTTCCTCGGCATGCACTTCTTCTCGCCCGTCGACCGGATGCCGCTGGTCGAGCTGATCGTCGGGGCGAAGACGTCGGATCGCGCACTGGCCAAGGCGTACGACCTGGTCCGGCAGATCCGCAAGACGCCGATCGTGGTCAACGACAGCCGGGGCTTCTTCACCTCCCGGGTGTTCGGCACGTTGGTGATGGAAGGCGCCGCGCTGGTCGGCGAGGGGGTGCACCCGGTGACGATCGAGCGGGCCGCGACGCAGATCGGGTTCCCGGCGCCGCCGTTGGCGATGCTCGACGAGGTGACGTTGACGCTGCCGCAGAAGATCCGCGACGCCGCCCGGGCGGCCGGGGACAGCGCGGGCGCGTTCGACGAGCATCCCGGGATGGCCGTGACGGACCGGTTGGTGGCGGAGTTCGACCGGCGCGGCAAGGCAGCCGGGGCAGGGTTCTACGAGTACCCGGCCGACGGGCCGAAACACCTGTGGCCAGGACTGGTCGAGCACTTCGGCGGGACGGCCGAGGTGCCGTTCACCGATCTGCAGGAGCGGATGACGTTCGCGATGGCGCTGGAGACGGTGAAGTGTCTCGACGAGGGCGTGTTGCGCTCGGTGGCCGACGCGAACATCGGCTCGATCTTCGGAATCGGCTTCCCGCCTTTGTACGGCGGCGCGTTGCAGTACGTCAACCAGTACGCGGGTGGGCTGCCGGGCTTCGTCGCCCGGGCGCGCGAGCTCGCGGCGGCGTACGGTGAGCGGTTCACTCCGCCGGCCCTGCTGGTGCGCAAGGCGGAGGCGGGGGAGACGTTCTGA
- a CDS encoding ABC transporter substrate-binding protein gives MPASLPNPGLSRRDLLKRTGGLAAVAAFAAACGGNTGRPPSGGGEGGKAALSQWYHLYGETGTKEAALRYAKEYADATVSVQWTPGDYATKLSSGLLSGKGPDVFESQLNIAMVKSNQVVALDDIIADVKDDFQPGDLATNTVDGKVYGVRMIVDPQVIYYRKSLLDKAGIKPPETIDDLIAAAKELTTDKVKGLFVGNDGGLALGGPALWSSGGAYLTEDNKPGFTDARAAQAFGKLRELYESKSLLLGAPTDWTDPGAIVQGLTAMQWIGMWALPAMQKAFGDDLGVMAFPKLDAQGTAAVYSGGWTQFVSAKSANVEAAKKFVKWLWIDKTDLQEDWALNYGFHIPPRKSLAAKAAKLQSGAAADTVKLTQDYGKTDNPAWTPKMGTAYGDMLTNIIRKGADPAAEIAKAEKTVSAELQRLFG, from the coding sequence ATGCCTGCTTCTCTCCCGAACCCCGGTCTGTCCCGGCGGGATCTCCTCAAGCGGACCGGAGGCCTCGCGGCCGTCGCCGCGTTCGCGGCGGCGTGCGGCGGCAATACCGGGCGACCTCCCAGCGGCGGCGGCGAAGGCGGCAAGGCCGCGCTGTCGCAGTGGTACCACCTGTACGGCGAGACCGGTACGAAGGAAGCGGCGCTGCGGTACGCCAAGGAGTACGCCGACGCGACCGTCTCGGTGCAGTGGACGCCTGGTGACTACGCGACCAAGCTGTCGTCGGGGCTGCTGTCCGGCAAGGGCCCGGACGTGTTCGAGAGCCAGCTGAACATCGCGATGGTGAAGAGCAACCAGGTGGTCGCGCTCGACGACATCATCGCCGACGTCAAGGACGACTTCCAGCCCGGCGACCTGGCCACCAACACGGTGGACGGCAAGGTCTACGGGGTCCGGATGATCGTCGACCCGCAGGTCATCTACTACCGCAAGAGCCTGCTGGACAAGGCCGGGATCAAGCCGCCGGAGACGATCGACGACCTGATCGCCGCGGCCAAGGAACTCACCACCGACAAGGTGAAGGGCCTGTTCGTCGGCAACGACGGCGGTCTCGCCCTCGGCGGCCCGGCGCTGTGGTCGTCCGGCGGGGCGTACCTGACCGAGGACAACAAGCCGGGCTTCACCGACGCCCGGGCCGCGCAGGCGTTCGGCAAGCTGCGCGAGCTGTACGAGAGCAAGAGCCTGTTGCTCGGGGCGCCGACCGACTGGACCGACCCGGGCGCGATCGTGCAGGGCCTGACCGCGATGCAGTGGATCGGGATGTGGGCGCTGCCCGCGATGCAGAAGGCGTTCGGCGACGACCTCGGCGTGATGGCGTTCCCGAAGCTGGACGCCCAGGGCACGGCCGCGGTGTACTCCGGCGGCTGGACGCAGTTCGTGTCGGCGAAGAGCGCGAACGTGGAAGCGGCGAAGAAGTTCGTCAAGTGGCTGTGGATCGACAAGACCGACCTGCAGGAGGACTGGGCGCTGAACTACGGCTTCCACATCCCGCCGCGCAAGAGCCTGGCCGCGAAGGCCGCGAAGCTGCAGTCCGGTGCGGCCGCCGACACGGTCAAGCTGACCCAGGACTACGGCAAGACCGACAATCCCGCGTGGACGCCGAAGATGGGTACGGCCTACGGCGACATGCTGACCAACATCATCCGCAAGGGCGCCGATCCGGCGGCCGAGATCGCCAAGGCCGAGAAGACCGTCTCGGCCGAGCTCCAGAGGCTCTTCGGGTGA